One window from the genome of Aricia agestis chromosome 6, ilAriAges1.1, whole genome shotgun sequence encodes:
- the LOC121727902 gene encoding condensin complex subunit 3 isoform X2, which translates to MPPTDAEIPQAVGKPNPRNNATMFKIFQNVQYNVVQHKKYVKEMKKLYKKIDEESFRESFKNALQYLFTFGDTSANVDRVVQYVATFCTSLDDEEEFLLFIFDIIFECQCVSGQSVRYRASQLLAAVLSALGDDASLDDDLCDKLLQSQMQRLQDTRGAVRCRAALALQRLQNPMEPDDEVTRAYRFHMSCDPSSSVRRAIVMSIAKCSRNVPFVLERLCDVDEAVRRAAFLYIAANNVTQLRVRQRVLTLKVGLTERSPRVRRVVEEILIPSWLSTFKGNIIDLLKAIRLDNTHDAKDSEYVAGKLLESLFKRLPISELLEWLPTDKTLRLIPAEKLNKETAWYWRHLAEHLQKIDDDETLETILPDLVVLTGYIRAIVEAECEDDAGGTRQHVLLELARLLRVYDASDPPGRAALQALITDALTGDKCILSADVTRALVGALELVVGDVAQRMEVVCALVSSIRDSDEPEPPPPAPAQPVDCTELKLQRARLRVSLNVAMEAQEEAVREENYALAAECKAKVADIQKQLEDLNIQPAPAPVQPLPVIKEKQCDSATLNKCLVILNSALDTPQLTALTPVLRMIFTELESELFQNPDILDNALETVALYGMLDKEFARDHKAFFFANLVDTSNEPTVSTVLRCIVDLLCVHGAKVFEDDSVDDTKSSSRKSSSRKRNTKHSDTIEDDDGTLSESAISLTPAANSTVIELLLKIMDSACATYRLIIVEGLCRLLYLGHLESPAILSRLILLWFNPATVEEDMLRQTIGVFFQTFPSSVDGAQEQIQKATLPTLRALANAPSSSPIAEIDQEAVVKFIVSLTRINHELSDSQGALALAVAGHLRRAGGGEAALCCRLLALLSPPRDAALATQLATALRDLVQKIPDKQSCRNLTRYLGALEAMERSSINKLSSMGMITETSMPAEDTMPSIGRNTNSLPQPLARSTHVVINETVEEEVEIDETSPSEIPNVTETNVTEDQRQESDERKSLPSSDVVSGTPDEPNDTDSSDSSGVSPVKKAKITKGRKKKLSMSRRTASSGEGEKGTENYQAKEKDDKNDKGVKRSRSQRSRVDVDRAINKEKENELEKSPHLDDLDVSNVTVRRSTQPSRSGSNSDSNSSNKKDGNTKKEIKQKKGQGAAKATTAKSKKPELEKFLPLDEMDVSNVTVRRTTHGGKTSSNSDSNSPVIAKNKQKKVQKRVEASRRVTRSSRSRSSLELADTSQSADDTELHTIVYDNDFVQEALDDSTELNNTSKHNSKANVTVPESPEESELSESEPEPIPVKGKKKGKK; encoded by the exons ATGCCGCCTACGGATGCTGAAATTCCGCAAGCCGTGGGAAAGCCGAACCCACGGAACAACGCAACGATGTTCAAAATATTCCAAAATGTTCAATATAATGTGGTGCAACACAAAAAGTATGTTAAAGAAATGAAAAAACTGTATAAAAAG ATTGACGAGGAATCCTTCCGCGAAAGCTTTAAAAATGCCCTTCAATATCTATTCACATTTGGAGATACTAGTGCAAATGTGGACAGAGTTGTTCAGTATGTGGCAACCTTCTGCACTTCTCTCGATGATGAGGAAGAATTTCTGTTGTTCATCTTTGACATTATCTTTGAG TGCCAATGTGTATCTGGACAGTCAGTGAGGTACAGAGCAAGTCAACTGCTGGCAGCTGTGCTTTCTGCCTTAGGTGATGATGCTTCTTTAGATGACGATCTCTGTGATAAACTTCTTCAGTCACAG aTGCAAAGACTGCAAGACACTCGGGGTGCTGTGAGATGTCGGGCCGCTTTAGCTCTTCAGAGATTACAGAATCCTATGGAGCCTGATGATGAAGTCACTAGAGCATACCGTTTTCACATGAGCTGCGATCCAAGCTCCTCTGTAAGAAG ggCCATTGTAATGTCAATAGCAAAGTGCTCCCGAAACGTGCCATTTGTGTTGGAGAGGCTATGTGATGTTGATGAAGCTGTCCGGAGAGCTGCTTTTCTGTACATAGCAGCTAATAATGTTACCCAGTTAAGGGTACGGCAAAGAGTTCTTACACTCaaa GTTGGTTTGACTGAGAGGAGTCCCAGGGTCCGCAGAGTTGTAGAAGAAATATTAATTCCAAGTTGGCTGAGTACATTCAAGGGCAATATCATTGATCTCTTGAAAGCAATTCGTTTAGACAACACACATGATGCCAAAGACTCCGAATATGTTGCTGGCAAGCTTTTGGAGTCCCTTTTCAA GCGCCTTCCAATATCAGAATTGCTGGAATGGCTACCAACTGACAAGACTCTACGATTAATACCAGCAGAGAAGTTAAACAAGGAAACAGCTTGGTACTGGCGGCATCTAGCGGAACACTTGCAGAAGATAGATGATGATGAAACTCTGGAGACCATTCTACCAGATCTAGTTGTTTTAACTGGATATATAAGAGC GATAGTAGAGGCGGAGTGCGAGGACGACGCGGGCGGCACGCGGCAGCACGTGCTGCTGGAGCTGGCGCGGCTGCTGCGCGTGTACGACGCGTCCGACCCGCCCGGCCGCGCCGCGCTGCAGGCGCTCATCACCGACGCGCTCACcg GGGACAAGTGCATCCTGAGCGCGGACGTGACGCGTGCGCTAGTCGGCGCTCTCGAGCTGGTGGTGGGCGACGTGGCGCAGCGCATGGAGGTGGTGTGCGCGCTCGTCAGCAGCATACGAGACAGCGACGAGCCGGAACCGCCGCCGCCTGCACCAGCTCAGCCCGTTGACTGCACTGAGCTTAAACTGCAG CGCGCCAGATTACGTGTGTCGTTGAACGTCGCCATGGAGGCCCAAGAGGAGGCCGTGAGAGAAGAAAACTACGCGCTCGCAGCAGAATGTAAAGCTAAG GTTGCAGACATTCAGAAGCAATTAGAAGACCTTAATATTCAGCCAGCTCCAGCGCCTGTACAACCATTGCCG GTAATCAAAGAAAAGCAATGCGACTCGGCGACGCTCAACAAGTGCCTGGTGATACTGAACAGCGCGCTGGACACGCCGCAGCTCACTGCGCTCACGCCCGTCCTGCGCATGATCTTCACGGAGTTGGAG TCGGAACTCTTCCAGAATCCAGATATTTTAGACAACGCCTTGGAAACTGTAGCGTTGTACGGTATGCTGGATAAGGAGTTCGCAAGGGATCACAAAGCGTTCTTCTTTGCTAAT TTGGTAGACACGTCAAACGAGCCCACAGTATCAACAGTATTGCGCTGTATAGTCGATCTGCTGTGTGTCCACGGTGCGAAGGTTTTCGAAGATGACTCCGTCGACGACACCAAGTCCAGTTCACGCAAGTCCAGCTCGCGGAAACGCAACACCAAACATTCCGATACTATTGAAGATGATGATG GTACTCTTTCCGAATCGGCGATTTCTCTTACGCCCGCTGCTAACAGCACTGTTATTGAACTGCTGTTGAAGATTATGGATAGTGCG TGTGCGACGTACAGGCTGATCATCGTGGAGGGTCTGTGTCGGCTGCTGTACCTCGGCCACTTGGAGTCGCCGGCCATCCTCAGCAGACTCATTCTACTCTGGTTCAATCCCGCTACAG tGGAAGAAGACATGTTGCGTCAGACGATTGGTGTGTTCTTCCAAACGTTCCCCAGCAGTGTAGACGGAGCGCAAGAACAAATTCAg AAAGCGACGTTGCCAACTCTCCGCGCGCTCGCGAACGCGCCGTCCAGCTCGCCCATCGCCGAGATAGACCAGGAGGCCGTCGTCAAGTTCATCGTCTCGCTCACCAGAATCAACCACGAG CTATCAGACAGTCAGGGCGCTCTGGCGCTGGCGGTGGCGGGTCACCTGCggcgcgcgggcggcggcgaggCGGCGCTGTGCTGCCGGCTGCTGGCGCTGCTGTCGCCGCCGCGTGACGCCGCGCTTGCGACGCAGCTGGCAACGGCACTGAGGGATCTTGTGCAG AAAATACCAGACAAGCAGTCGTGTCGTAACCTGACGCGCTACCTCGGCGCTCTGGAGGCTATGGAACGATCTAGCATCAACAAACTCTCTTCTAtgg GTATGATAACTGAAACATCTATGCCGGCCGAAGATACTATGCCATCCATTGGACGCAATACAAATTCTTTAC CTCAACCACTCGCTAGAAGCACTCATGTGGTGATCAACGAAACTGTGGAGGAGGAAGTCGAGATCGACGAGACGTCGCCCAGCGAGATACCAAACGTTACTGAAACTAATGTTACTGAAG ATCAACGTCAAGAGTCCGATGAAAGGAAGTCACTGCCGTCGTCAGATGTAGTCAGCGGCACGCCGGACGAGCCCAACGACACGGACTCTAGTGACAGTAGCGGCGTCTCTCCCGTTAAAAAGGCTAAAATAACTAAAG gTAGGAAAAAGAAATTATCAATGTCAAGACGCACCGCATCTAGTGGTGAAGGCGAGAAAGGTACAGAAAATTATCAAGCTAAAGAAAAAGATGATAAAAATGACAAAGGCGTGAAAAGAAGTCGATCTCAGCGGTCTAGAGTGGATGTAGATAGAG CCATCAATAAAGAAAAAGAGAACGAGCTAGAAAAGTCTCCGCATTTAGATGATCTAGATGTATCGAATGTGACAGTTCGAAGATCGACTCAGCCCAGCCGATCCGGTTCCAATTCCGATTCAAACAGCTCAAACAAAAAGGATGGTAAtactaaaaaagaaataaaacagaAGAAAGGACAAGGTGCAG CCAAAGCAACAACCGCAAAATCGAAAAAACCCGAATTAGAAAAGTTCTTGCCGCTAGACGAAATGGATGTATCTAATGTAACTGTGAGACGGACGACGCACGGCGGGAAGACCAGCTCCAACTCTGACTCCAACTCTCCTGTCATCGCCAAGAATAAACAGAAGAAAGTTCAAAAGAGAG TGGAAGCGTCGCGGCGCGTGACTCGTTCTTCAAGGTCGCGGTCGAGTCTGGAGCTCGCCGACACGTCGCAGTCTGCTGACGACACTGAGCTGCACACCATCGTCTATGACAATGACTTC gTCCAAGAAGCTTTAGACGACTCTACTGAACTGAATAACACGAGTAAACACAACTCCAAAGCAAATGTTACTGTGCCTGAGTCTCCTGAGGAAAGTGAATT GTCTGAATCGGAGCCAGAACCGATACCCGTAAAAGGCAAGAAGAAAGGAAAGAAATAG
- the LOC121727902 gene encoding condensin complex subunit 3 isoform X1 has protein sequence MPPTDAEIPQAVGKPNPRNNATMFKIFQNVQYNVVQHKKYVKEMKKLYKKIDEESFRESFKNALQYLFTFGDTSANVDRVVQYVATFCTSLDDEEEFLLFIFDIIFECQCVSGQSVRYRASQLLAAVLSALGDDASLDDDLCDKLLQSQMQRLQDTRGAVRCRAALALQRLQNPMEPDDEVTRAYRFHMSCDPSSSVRRAIVMSIAKCSRNVPFVLERLCDVDEAVRRAAFLYIAANNVTQLRVRQRVLTLKVGLTERSPRVRRVVEEILIPSWLSTFKGNIIDLLKAIRLDNTHDAKDSEYVAGKLLESLFKRLPISELLEWLPTDKTLRLIPAEKLNKETAWYWRHLAEHLQKIDDDETLETILPDLVVLTGYIRAIVEAECEDDAGGTRQHVLLELARLLRVYDASDPPGRAALQALITDALTGDKCILSADVTRALVGALELVVGDVAQRMEVVCALVSSIRDSDEPEPPPPAPAQPVDCTELKLQRARLRVSLNVAMEAQEEAVREENYALAAECKAKVADIQKQLEDLNIQPAPAPVQPLPVIKEKQCDSATLNKCLVILNSALDTPQLTALTPVLRMIFTELESELFQNPDILDNALETVALYGMLDKEFARDHKAFFFANLVDTSNEPTVSTVLRCIVDLLCVHGAKVFEDDSVDDTKSSSRKSSSRKRNTKHSDTIEDDDGTLSESAISLTPAANSTVIELLLKIMDSACATYRLIIVEGLCRLLYLGHLESPAILSRLILLWFNPATVEEDMLRQTIGVFFQTFPSSVDGAQEQIQKATLPTLRALANAPSSSPIAEIDQEAVVKFIVSLTRINHELSDSQGALALAVAGHLRRAGGGEAALCCRLLALLSPPRDAALATQLATALRDLVQKIPDKQSCRNLTRYLGALEAMERSSINKLSSMGMITETSMPAEDTMPSIGRNTNSLPQPLARSTHVVINETVEEEVEIDETSPSEIPNVTETNVTEDQRQESDERKSLPSSDVVSGTPDEPNDTDSSDSSGVSPVKKAKITKGRKKKLSMSRRTASSGEGEKGTENYQAKEKDDKNDKGVKRSRSQRSRVDVDRAKAINKEKENELEKSPHLDDLDVSNVTVRRSTQPSRSGSNSDSNSSNKKDGNTKKEIKQKKGQGAAKATTAKSKKPELEKFLPLDEMDVSNVTVRRTTHGGKTSSNSDSNSPVIAKNKQKKVQKRVEASRRVTRSSRSRSSLELADTSQSADDTELHTIVYDNDFVQEALDDSTELNNTSKHNSKANVTVPESPEESELSESEPEPIPVKGKKKGKK, from the exons ATGCCGCCTACGGATGCTGAAATTCCGCAAGCCGTGGGAAAGCCGAACCCACGGAACAACGCAACGATGTTCAAAATATTCCAAAATGTTCAATATAATGTGGTGCAACACAAAAAGTATGTTAAAGAAATGAAAAAACTGTATAAAAAG ATTGACGAGGAATCCTTCCGCGAAAGCTTTAAAAATGCCCTTCAATATCTATTCACATTTGGAGATACTAGTGCAAATGTGGACAGAGTTGTTCAGTATGTGGCAACCTTCTGCACTTCTCTCGATGATGAGGAAGAATTTCTGTTGTTCATCTTTGACATTATCTTTGAG TGCCAATGTGTATCTGGACAGTCAGTGAGGTACAGAGCAAGTCAACTGCTGGCAGCTGTGCTTTCTGCCTTAGGTGATGATGCTTCTTTAGATGACGATCTCTGTGATAAACTTCTTCAGTCACAG aTGCAAAGACTGCAAGACACTCGGGGTGCTGTGAGATGTCGGGCCGCTTTAGCTCTTCAGAGATTACAGAATCCTATGGAGCCTGATGATGAAGTCACTAGAGCATACCGTTTTCACATGAGCTGCGATCCAAGCTCCTCTGTAAGAAG ggCCATTGTAATGTCAATAGCAAAGTGCTCCCGAAACGTGCCATTTGTGTTGGAGAGGCTATGTGATGTTGATGAAGCTGTCCGGAGAGCTGCTTTTCTGTACATAGCAGCTAATAATGTTACCCAGTTAAGGGTACGGCAAAGAGTTCTTACACTCaaa GTTGGTTTGACTGAGAGGAGTCCCAGGGTCCGCAGAGTTGTAGAAGAAATATTAATTCCAAGTTGGCTGAGTACATTCAAGGGCAATATCATTGATCTCTTGAAAGCAATTCGTTTAGACAACACACATGATGCCAAAGACTCCGAATATGTTGCTGGCAAGCTTTTGGAGTCCCTTTTCAA GCGCCTTCCAATATCAGAATTGCTGGAATGGCTACCAACTGACAAGACTCTACGATTAATACCAGCAGAGAAGTTAAACAAGGAAACAGCTTGGTACTGGCGGCATCTAGCGGAACACTTGCAGAAGATAGATGATGATGAAACTCTGGAGACCATTCTACCAGATCTAGTTGTTTTAACTGGATATATAAGAGC GATAGTAGAGGCGGAGTGCGAGGACGACGCGGGCGGCACGCGGCAGCACGTGCTGCTGGAGCTGGCGCGGCTGCTGCGCGTGTACGACGCGTCCGACCCGCCCGGCCGCGCCGCGCTGCAGGCGCTCATCACCGACGCGCTCACcg GGGACAAGTGCATCCTGAGCGCGGACGTGACGCGTGCGCTAGTCGGCGCTCTCGAGCTGGTGGTGGGCGACGTGGCGCAGCGCATGGAGGTGGTGTGCGCGCTCGTCAGCAGCATACGAGACAGCGACGAGCCGGAACCGCCGCCGCCTGCACCAGCTCAGCCCGTTGACTGCACTGAGCTTAAACTGCAG CGCGCCAGATTACGTGTGTCGTTGAACGTCGCCATGGAGGCCCAAGAGGAGGCCGTGAGAGAAGAAAACTACGCGCTCGCAGCAGAATGTAAAGCTAAG GTTGCAGACATTCAGAAGCAATTAGAAGACCTTAATATTCAGCCAGCTCCAGCGCCTGTACAACCATTGCCG GTAATCAAAGAAAAGCAATGCGACTCGGCGACGCTCAACAAGTGCCTGGTGATACTGAACAGCGCGCTGGACACGCCGCAGCTCACTGCGCTCACGCCCGTCCTGCGCATGATCTTCACGGAGTTGGAG TCGGAACTCTTCCAGAATCCAGATATTTTAGACAACGCCTTGGAAACTGTAGCGTTGTACGGTATGCTGGATAAGGAGTTCGCAAGGGATCACAAAGCGTTCTTCTTTGCTAAT TTGGTAGACACGTCAAACGAGCCCACAGTATCAACAGTATTGCGCTGTATAGTCGATCTGCTGTGTGTCCACGGTGCGAAGGTTTTCGAAGATGACTCCGTCGACGACACCAAGTCCAGTTCACGCAAGTCCAGCTCGCGGAAACGCAACACCAAACATTCCGATACTATTGAAGATGATGATG GTACTCTTTCCGAATCGGCGATTTCTCTTACGCCCGCTGCTAACAGCACTGTTATTGAACTGCTGTTGAAGATTATGGATAGTGCG TGTGCGACGTACAGGCTGATCATCGTGGAGGGTCTGTGTCGGCTGCTGTACCTCGGCCACTTGGAGTCGCCGGCCATCCTCAGCAGACTCATTCTACTCTGGTTCAATCCCGCTACAG tGGAAGAAGACATGTTGCGTCAGACGATTGGTGTGTTCTTCCAAACGTTCCCCAGCAGTGTAGACGGAGCGCAAGAACAAATTCAg AAAGCGACGTTGCCAACTCTCCGCGCGCTCGCGAACGCGCCGTCCAGCTCGCCCATCGCCGAGATAGACCAGGAGGCCGTCGTCAAGTTCATCGTCTCGCTCACCAGAATCAACCACGAG CTATCAGACAGTCAGGGCGCTCTGGCGCTGGCGGTGGCGGGTCACCTGCggcgcgcgggcggcggcgaggCGGCGCTGTGCTGCCGGCTGCTGGCGCTGCTGTCGCCGCCGCGTGACGCCGCGCTTGCGACGCAGCTGGCAACGGCACTGAGGGATCTTGTGCAG AAAATACCAGACAAGCAGTCGTGTCGTAACCTGACGCGCTACCTCGGCGCTCTGGAGGCTATGGAACGATCTAGCATCAACAAACTCTCTTCTAtgg GTATGATAACTGAAACATCTATGCCGGCCGAAGATACTATGCCATCCATTGGACGCAATACAAATTCTTTAC CTCAACCACTCGCTAGAAGCACTCATGTGGTGATCAACGAAACTGTGGAGGAGGAAGTCGAGATCGACGAGACGTCGCCCAGCGAGATACCAAACGTTACTGAAACTAATGTTACTGAAG ATCAACGTCAAGAGTCCGATGAAAGGAAGTCACTGCCGTCGTCAGATGTAGTCAGCGGCACGCCGGACGAGCCCAACGACACGGACTCTAGTGACAGTAGCGGCGTCTCTCCCGTTAAAAAGGCTAAAATAACTAAAG gTAGGAAAAAGAAATTATCAATGTCAAGACGCACCGCATCTAGTGGTGAAGGCGAGAAAGGTACAGAAAATTATCAAGCTAAAGAAAAAGATGATAAAAATGACAAAGGCGTGAAAAGAAGTCGATCTCAGCGGTCTAGAGTGGATGTAGATAGAG CAAAAGCCATCAATAAAGAAAAAGAGAACGAGCTAGAAAAGTCTCCGCATTTAGATGATCTAGATGTATCGAATGTGACAGTTCGAAGATCGACTCAGCCCAGCCGATCCGGTTCCAATTCCGATTCAAACAGCTCAAACAAAAAGGATGGTAAtactaaaaaagaaataaaacagaAGAAAGGACAAGGTGCAG CCAAAGCAACAACCGCAAAATCGAAAAAACCCGAATTAGAAAAGTTCTTGCCGCTAGACGAAATGGATGTATCTAATGTAACTGTGAGACGGACGACGCACGGCGGGAAGACCAGCTCCAACTCTGACTCCAACTCTCCTGTCATCGCCAAGAATAAACAGAAGAAAGTTCAAAAGAGAG TGGAAGCGTCGCGGCGCGTGACTCGTTCTTCAAGGTCGCGGTCGAGTCTGGAGCTCGCCGACACGTCGCAGTCTGCTGACGACACTGAGCTGCACACCATCGTCTATGACAATGACTTC gTCCAAGAAGCTTTAGACGACTCTACTGAACTGAATAACACGAGTAAACACAACTCCAAAGCAAATGTTACTGTGCCTGAGTCTCCTGAGGAAAGTGAATT GTCTGAATCGGAGCCAGAACCGATACCCGTAAAAGGCAAGAAGAAAGGAAAGAAATAG